CCACCAGGCTGCCAGGGAATTGAGAACCGCTCCTTTTGCCGGGACCGGTGTTTTCAAGACCCTGTCGAAGCTGGATATTCGGTCTGTCGCCAGAATCAGGCGATGCCCGGCATCCGCTCTGAAACTTTCACGGACCTTCCCGCTGTGGAGTTTTTTTAATTGCGGGGAATCAAAACGGGGCAGACAATCCATGCGTATTCCTCCTGTATTAATGCTTAAAATGACGCATTCCGGTAAAAATGAGTGTTATATCCAGTTCATCCGCCTTCTCAATGACGGCCTTATCCCGGATAGATCCGCCGGGCTGTACGATGGTCCGTATCCCTTCGGCATGGCTCAACTCCACATTATCAGGGAAGGGGAAAAATGCATCGGAAAAGAGGACGGCCTTACCCATCTCCGTGCGGATATACTCCTCCAGTCCTTCAGGATTACCGGTATATTCGTGTTTCAGATTTTCCCGGCAACGTGCCAGGGTAAGAAGTGTGGAATTCACCCGGTTCGGCTGGCCGCATCCCATGCCCAGGAGCTGAAGATCACCATCTGCACATTTCCGGACAACACAAATGGCATTGGATTTCAACTGTCGAACGGCTGTGAGTCCAAAACGCATCAGATTTTCATCCACTTCAGCCTTTCTTCGGCTCACATAATCCACCTTATCCAGCAATTCACGATCTGCATCCTGATAAAGAAGGGCATTATAAATAAATTTCATATCATGCACAGGTTGAAGTCTGGCCGGATCAAAAACAACAATACGCAGATTTTTATGCTGTTTCAAATATTCCAGGGCATCGTCTTCAAAACCAGGAGCCGCCAGTATTTCCACAAATTTTCGCCGGCTCTTGTCGCTTGCATCAAGGTTCAGGAATTCGGCTGTTTCGAGTGTTACCCTTTTGTTGAAAGCAATCACGGATCCAAAGGCGGATACCGGATCTCCGTCCCAGGCTTTTTTAAAAATTTTTCGCTGATTTTTCCCCTCACTGAGTCCGCAGGGATTGGCATGTTTAATGATGGCACACCCTGTCCCTTTCAGATCCCGAACCGCTTCCAGGGCGCCGTAGAGGTCGAACATATTGTTGTATGAAACGGCTTTTCCATGAAGGACTTCCATATCGCACAGGGAATCAAGGGCATTCCGCAGGCGATAAAGGGTTCCTTTCTGGTGGCTGTTTTCCCCATAACGAAGGATCTGCGGATGATCAAAGGCAAAGCGCAAGGTCGGTTCTCCAGCCTGTTCGTCCATGGTTACGGCAATCAGGCTGTCGTAATCGGCCGTATGATTAAAGGCTTTCCGCATGAGTTTGAAACGGGTTTCCAAATCCGTATTTCCCCCGTTTTCCGTCATGTTTTCCATCACCATCCCGTAATCTCCGGGATCCACAACAGTTGTAACCCATTTGTAATTTTTTGCGGCGGCCCGAATCATGGCAGGTCCTCCGATATCAATATTTTCAATGAGCCGGGACAGATCCGCGCCCTCATTTTTAACCCTTTCAAATGGATAAAGATTGCAAACAACCATATCGATAGGGAGAATTCCCAACTTTTCTGCTTCTTCCCGGTCCTTTTCACGGTCAAAAAGAAGAGCTGATTCAATCTGAAAAGAGATGGTTTTCATCCGGCCGCCGAAAGCTTCAGGATTTCCTGTAACCGACTGAATATCCGTCACCGAAACACCGGCCTCTTTCAACACACGACGTGTCCCGCCGGTGGAAATAATTTCACAACCCGCTTCCTGAAGATACTTGCCCAACTCCGCCAACCCGGTTTTGTCCGACACGCTGATTAAAACACGTTTAATTGGTCCGTAGCCTTTCATAGAAATTCTTCTTCCTCCTTTTCATTATCCCAACGCCTTTACGATATTCACGAAAATTTGCAATCCTTCTCCCTTTTCATCTTTTAGATGGCCTGTTTTATTTCGACGGTTCCAATCGGGATGGTTATAGGCAGTGAGATAGGCTTCCGGATGTGGCATGAGTCCGAAAACCTGTCCCGACGGATCACAGAGTCCGGCACAATTCAATTCAGACCCGTTGGGATTGAAGGGATATCGGTCTGTAATATGTTCTTCTCTGTCTATATAAGCCAGTACGTTCAACTTTCGGTCCACCACCGCCTGACGGATATCATCATTTTTAAATATCAATTTGCCTTCACCGTGCCGGACCGGCAGGTCCATAACATCAATTCCATGTAAAAAAGGTGTGGGATGATCCGCCAGAACTTTGCAGGAAATCCAACGGTCCTCAAATTTTCCCGAGTCATTAAATGTCAGGGTGGCTTCCTGTTCCCGGTTCCCACCGGTATTGGGCAGGAGTCCCATTTTCACCAGGGCCTGAAAACCATTGCACACACCGATAATATATTTCCCATCCTGCAGAAAACGTTGAATTTCCTCCATAAAGGGAGTGCCGGAAGCAATGGGGCGGACCTTCAACTGGTTAGCCAGGACTTTTGCAGAGCCCAAATCATCCCCAAAAGAAAACCCACCGGGGAGGTTCAGCAAATCATAATCATGAATTGACACATCCCCGTTAAAAATCCGGCTCAGGTGGACAATATCCGCATGGGCACCTGCAAGACGGCAGGCCGCGGCCATTTCCTCCTCACAATTAATTCCCGAGCCGGTTATCACAAGAGCCCGGATTTTTCCGTTCTTCATATTTATTTCAGAACACAAGACCATTTCTCCATCTTTCAAGCATTTCATCTTTAGATACTTCGAGGATTTTTTCTCCTTTGAAGGATACTATCAGAACCGGTTCTTCCGTCACAGCTCCCAGGAAACGGGCATAGGTACCCATGAGACTTTCAAAGGTTGTTTGATTTTTCATCGGGACGGAGACCAGAAAGCGGGAGTGGGATTCGGAAAAGAGTTCGGGAATGAGGGGCAGATCGCCATATCCTACATCCACGGCACCGCCATAAAGCCCTCCGATGACACATTCTGCCAGAGCAACAGCCAATCCCCCGTCCGATAAATCATGGGAAGACGCCAAAAATCCTTCCCTGTGGGCCATGGCCATCAGCCGGTAGAGATTCAGGGCATGAGATTTCCGGACCTTGGGCACATGAGCCCCAAGATAACCCAGAAGACGATAAAATTCCGAGCCGCCCAATTCATCCCATGTTTTTCCCACCAGGTAGATCGCATCCCCGGGACGCTTAAATTCGCTGGTTGTAACAGTCCGGATATCATCGATTTTCGCCGCCATGGAATAGAGAACCGTGGGTGGGACGGAAATTTTCACATTCCCTTTACGGAAATCATTTTTCATGCTGTCTTTGCCGGAAGTCATGGGGATATTGAAAGTGGTGGCCATATCGAACAGAGCCTGATTCATGCGGACAAGCTGGGCCAGTTTATATTTTCCATCGGGATTCGTTTCGGGGTCATAGACCGAATCGGGGACACAGAAATTATCGTTTACAGACCAGAAGGGACTGTTCACATCTTTCGGATCCGGCAAACGACCGCCGATGGAAATAATCTGCCGGACAGCTTCATCAAAGGCGCCGGCTGATGCTTCATAGGCATCGATATCCCCGAATTTTGGCATAATCCCGTTAGACACGGCAATACCTTCCCAGGAATCGAAACCAAGGCGTATCACTCCGGCATCCTGAGGGGCATTTCCCGTTACGCC
The sequence above is drawn from the Candidatus Neomarinimicrobiota bacterium genome and encodes:
- the purH gene encoding bifunctional phosphoribosylaminoimidazolecarboxamide formyltransferase/IMP cyclohydrolase, producing the protein MKGYGPIKRVLISVSDKTGLAELGKYLQEAGCEIISTGGTRRVLKEAGVSVTDIQSVTGNPEAFGGRMKTISFQIESALLFDREKDREEAEKLGILPIDMVVCNLYPFERVKNEGADLSRLIENIDIGGPAMIRAAAKNYKWVTTVVDPGDYGMVMENMTENGGNTDLETRFKLMRKAFNHTADYDSLIAVTMDEQAGEPTLRFAFDHPQILRYGENSHQKGTLYRLRNALDSLCDMEVLHGKAVSYNNMFDLYGALEAVRDLKGTGCAIIKHANPCGLSEGKNQRKIFKKAWDGDPVSAFGSVIAFNKRVTLETAEFLNLDASDKSRRKFVEILAAPGFEDDALEYLKQHKNLRIVVFDPARLQPVHDMKFIYNALLYQDADRELLDKVDYVSRRKAEVDENLMRFGLTAVRQLKSNAICVVRKCADGDLQLLGMGCGQPNRVNSTLLTLARCRENLKHEYTGNPEGLEEYIRTEMGKAVLFSDAFFPFPDNVELSHAEGIRTIVQPGGSIRDKAVIEKADELDITLIFTGMRHFKH
- a CDS encoding phosphoribosylformylglycinamidine synthase subunit PurQ, with the protein product MKNGKIRALVITGSGINCEEEMAAACRLAGAHADIVHLSRIFNGDVSIHDYDLLNLPGGFSFGDDLGSAKVLANQLKVRPIASGTPFMEEIQRFLQDGKYIIGVCNGFQALVKMGLLPNTGGNREQEATLTFNDSGKFEDRWISCKVLADHPTPFLHGIDVMDLPVRHGEGKLIFKNDDIRQAVVDRKLNVLAYIDREEHITDRYPFNPNGSELNCAGLCDPSGQVFGLMPHPEAYLTAYNHPDWNRRNKTGHLKDEKGEGLQIFVNIVKALG
- a CDS encoding phosphoribosylformylglycinamidine synthase gives rise to the protein FTNSGNLKLFYKDQIAALLDLDFLHNGVPRKQLEAVWQKPLVHEPELNEQPDIKETLLSLLGSLNICSRESIIRRYDHEVKGRTVVKPLMGVTGNAPQDAGVIRLGFDSWEGIAVSNGIMPKFGDIDAYEASAGAFDEAVRQIISIGGRLPDPKDVNSPFWSVNDNFCVPDSVYDPETNPDGKYKLAQLVRMNQALFDMATTFNIPMTSGKDSMKNDFRKGNVKISVPPTVLYSMAAKIDDIRTVTTSEFKRPGDAIYLVGKTWDELGGSEFYRLLGYLGAHVPKVRKSHALNLYRLMAMAHREGFLASSHDLSDGGLAVALAECVIGGLYGGAVDVGYGDLPLIPELFSESHSRFLVSVPMKNQTTFESLMGTYARFLGAVTEEPVLIVSFKGEKILEVSKDEMLERWRNGLVF